The following proteins come from a genomic window of Sorghum bicolor cultivar BTx623 chromosome 3, Sorghum_bicolor_NCBIv3, whole genome shotgun sequence:
- the LOC8078598 gene encoding uncharacterized protein LOC8078598 — MGGGECALGDAAIGEETLNYDGDDVEMADADSDTEEALAAEVSAGTGGAAGGGGHAEKDGPEGKKKKKKKRNKGKKNKGRQDAAPTTIAGINRFVLETCKRLKEKKSYLVWNAVGCLGVTAVTDLVREVEAIQKCGGQTIADGSRFRTGGGILWNILKSREPKAYKEIMAKGKELEKQFRYTKRPQISRNEDASSQGSALIDDEIEAQEQKEMLDDPEQLDDVGEPPASDNRTQRKPLADRIRAPVAYDDLFEEGEIHEGEPQS; from the exons ATGGGGGGAGGCGAATGCGCCCTGGGAGACGCCGCTATAGGCGAGGAAACCCTAAACTACGACGGCGATGACGTCGAGATGGCCGACGCGGACTCGGACACGGAGGAAGCCCTAGCAGCTGAGGTCTCCGCTGGAACTGGAGGAGCCGCCGGTGGTGGCGGGCACGCGGAGAAGGACGGACCGGagggaaagaagaagaagaagaagaagaggaacaaAGGGAAGAAGAACAAAGGGAGGCAGGATGCGGCGCCCACCACCATCGCTGGCATTAATCG ATTTGTCCTTGAAACTTGCAAGCGCTTGAAGGAGAAGAAGTCATACCTTGTCTGGAATGCTGTTGGCTGCCTTGGTGTCACTGCTGTCACTGATCTTGTTAGAGAG GTGGAGGCTATTCAGAAGTGTGGTGGGCAGACTATTGCTGATGGAAGCCGTTTCCGCACTGGCGGTGGAATTCTCTGGAACATCTTAAAGTCACGGGAACCCAAGGCTTACAAGGAAATAATGGCAAAGGGGAAGGAACTTGAG AAGCAGTTTAGGTATACAAAACGACCACAGATTAGCAGAAACGAAGATGCAAGTTCACAGGGCAGTGCATTAATCGATGATGAAATTGAAGCGCAAGAGCAAAAGGAAATGTTGGATGATCCTGAGCAGTTGGATGATGTGGGGGAGCCACCTGCATCAGACAATAGAACTCAACGCAAACCACTGGCGGACAGAATTCGTGCTCCTGTTGCTTATGACGATCTGTTTGAAGAGGGAGAGATACACGAAGGAGAACCACAAAGTTGA
- the LOC8078600 gene encoding pentatricopeptide repeat-containing protein At1g10910, chloroplastic: MEASPLPTLAASRFLSLPPLLAPTCPRRTAPFLRAATQTLEAPEAPKPPRPSPRRSAVAEVKGAPDPIAALNRFEEVLQTQDCNIILRHCGDTRRWDDLSKVFEWMQEREMTNAASYSSYFKYLGLSRDPARALQVYGAIKDQTMKVHVSVCNSVLGCLVKNGRLDSSFKLYDEMIREGLSPDPFTYSTLLSGCMKLKQGYTKAMELINDMKSRGLQMDIVIYGTLLAICASHNYCEEAEVYFQKMKDEGHCPNLFHYSSLLNAYSENSDYEKAELLMKDLRSSGLTPNKVILTTLLKVYSKGGLFEKAKELLTELEASGFAQDEMPYCILIDGLVKGGKIQEAKILFNEMKEKGVKSDGYAFSIMISALHRGGHHEESKQLAKEFESENASYDLVMLNTSLRTYCSTNDMESVMRMLKKMDELNISPDNITFNTLIRYFCNSKVYHLAYKTVEDMHTKGHQLNEELCSHVMVQLGKGGFPSEAFSLYNMLRYSKRTVHKSLHEKALGILVAAELLKEAYIVVKDNADLISPASLEKFAKSFMVSGNINLINDVMKALNRSGWRISQDIFGRAIKRYIRKPDKKQLLVCLLDWMIGQGYSVDSSSRNLLLKNAQLFGQKQIIAEILSKQQTASRNIGQRHKN; this comes from the exons ATGGAAGCCTCGCCCTTGCCAACGCTCGCCGCCTCCCGCTTCCTGTCTCTGCCGCCGCTGCTGGCGCCAACATGCCCCCGGCGGACCGCTCCCTTCCTCCGCGCGGCCACACAGACGCTGGAAGCGCCGGAGGCGCCCAAACCGCCGCGGCCGTCCCCCAGGCGCAGCGCCGTCGCTGAGGTCAAGGGGGCCCCGGACCCCATCGCCGCCCTCAACAG GTTTGAGGAGGTACTGCAGACACAAGACTGCAACATAATTCTGCGCCACTGCGGGGACACTAGGCGTTGGGATGACCTCTCTAAG GTCTTCGAGTGGATGCAGGAGCGCGAGATGACCAACGCTGCATCTTATAGCAGCTACTTCAAGTACCTTGGACTAAGCCGTGACCCTGCGAGGGCGCTTCAAGTGTATGGTGCCATCAAAGACCAAACGATGAAGGTCCATGTCTCCGTCTGTAATTCGGTTCTCGGGTGCTTGGTGAAGAATGGGAGGCTGGACAGCAGCTTCAAGCTCTATGACGAGATGATACGGGAAGGTCTATCTCCTGATCCATTCACCTACAGCACC CTGCTGTCAGGGTGTATGAAGTTGAAGCAGGGCTACACGAAGGCAATGGAATTGATCAATGATATGAAATCCCGTGGTCTTCAGATGGATATTGTGATATATGGCACTCTTCTGGCAATATGTGCATCTCATAACTACTGTGAGGAGGCTGAAGTATACTTTCAGAAAATGAAAGATGAAGGCCATTGTCCTAACCTGTTCCATTACAGCTCCCTGTTGAATGCATATTCAGAAAACTCTGATTATGAAAAAGCTGAGCTATTGATGAAAGATCTGAGGTCCTCTGGATTAACACCAAACAAG GTTATATTGACCACTTTGTTAAAGGTGTATTCTAAAGGCGGTCTCTTTGAGAAGGCTAAGGAACTGCTAACTGAACTGGAAGCCTCAGGCTTTGCACAGGATGAG ATGCCATACTGCATATTGATTGATGGGCTTGTCAAAGGTGGGAAGATACAGGAAGCAAAGATTCTATTTAATGAAATGAAAGAAAAAGGCGTCAAATCTG ATGGTTATGCATTTAGTATCATGATTTCAGCATTACACAGAGGTGGTCATCATGAAGAATCAAAACAGCTTGCAAAAGAATTTGAGTCTGAGAATGCATCATATGATCTGGTTATGCTTAATACATCACTGCGCACTTACTGCAGCACCAATGATATGGAGAGTGTAATGAGGATGCTAAAGAAAATGGATGAATTGAACATATCACCTGATAATATTACATTTAATACCTTGATAAGGTACTTCTGCAATTCAAAGGTTTATCACCTAGCATACAAAACTGTTGAAGATATGCATACAAAGGGTCATCAATTAAATGAG GAGCTTTGTTCTCATGTAATGGTACAGCTAGGAAAGGGAGGTTTTCCTTCTGAAGCATTTTCTTTGTATAATATGTTGAGATACAGTAAAAGGACAGTACACAAATCTCTGCATGAGAAGGCCTTAGGCATCTTAGTTGCAGCAGAACTTCTCAAGGAAGCTTATATAGTTGTTAAG GACAATGCTGATCTGATATCTCCTGCTTCTTTGGAGAAGTTTGCTAAATCTTTCATGGTATCAGGAAATATAAATCTAATTAATGATGTCATGAAAGCCCTAAATCGCTCCGGATGGCGTATCAGCCAG GACATCTTTGGGAGAGCAATCAAGAGATACATCCGCAAGCCTGATAAGAAGCAGCTGCTGGTGTGCCTCTTGGACTGGATGATTGGACAAGGCTATTCTGTAGACTCGTCATCAAGGAACTTGCTTTTGAAGAATGCACAACTTTTTGGCCAAAAACAAATTATAGCAGAAATCCTTTCGAAGCAGCAGACAGCATCAAGGAATATTGGCCAAAGACACAAAAACTGA
- the LOC8078599 gene encoding uncharacterized protein LOC8078599: MATTATRRWWRRHDGGDDDPDDLVPMDTQEQEELVRSLEAKQAQQSRRWRRVFAGFLLGYAAFLVYSSFHHAWSPWELRYHAYFMEDLPAPMVIIADWIAALACLFAVKGLLQNSGPSKKWMWYSCYIGILVAMFWTYYILRLPRIRWDVAWLPLGPLMAGALSLYVDHVLLESMQDISTLRSYMYNFKAL, translated from the exons ATGGCGACGACTGCGACTAGGCGGTGGTGGAGGCGGCACGACGGCGGCGACGATGACCCCGACGACCTCGTTCCCATGGACACCCAAG AGCAAGAGGAGCTGGTCCGGTCGCTGGAGGCGAAGCAGGCGCAGCAGAGCCGCCGTTGGAGG CGCGTCTTCGCGGGGTTCCTCCTAGGTTACGCGGCCTTCCTTGTCTACTCCAGTTTCCACCACGCTTGGTCTCCCTGGGAGCTG CGGTACCATGCTTACTTCATGGAAGATTTGCCTGCACCAATGGTCATAATTGCAG ATTGGATAGCTGCTCTAGCATGCCTATTTGCTGTTAAAGGATTACTACAGAATTCAGGCCCATCAAAGAAATGGATGTGGTATTCGTGCTATATTGGCATTTTGGTAGCTATGTTTTGGACATACTACATATTAAG GTTGCCAAGAATTCGATGGGATGTTGCATGGCTCCCACTCGGCCCTTTGAT GGCTGGTGCGCTGAGCCTTTATGTGGACCATGTGTTGCTGGAGTCAATGCAAGATATCAGCACATTGAGAAGCTACATGTATAACTTCAAGGCCTTGTAG